From a region of the Sander lucioperca isolate FBNREF2018 chromosome 8, SLUC_FBN_1.2, whole genome shotgun sequence genome:
- the slc33a1 gene encoding acetyl-coenzyme A transporter 1 has protein sequence MALSDLITHKNGRQRKMAGAINPPENMRYMDKEEKSSSDPEVEEEAEGLIRGSDSEDRRHRVRPGIRGELGNVSLLLFLYVLQGIPLGLAGSIPLILQSKSVSYKDQAFFSFVFWPFSLKLLWAPLVDALYFSRFGRRKSWLVPTQFLLGLFMLYLSGTVDSLLQSEGGPKVVTLTAVFFMLEFLAATQDIAVDGWALTMLSRENVGYASTCNSVGQTAGYFLGNVLFLALESADFCNKYLRVVPKDTGIVTLSDFLFFWGVVFLVSTTLVAIIKRENEQGKGKRKVHEETEGVMETYKLLFSIIKMPTVFTFCALLLTAKIGFSAADAVTGLKLVEAGVPKEQLALLAVPMVPLQILLPVIISKYTAGPRPLDVFYKAFPFRLLIGLLYALLVWWTPSVKEEGGFPVYYYAIVLLSYAFHQVALYSMYVACMAFHAKVSDPLIGGTYMTLLNTVTNLGGNWPSTVALWMVDPLTSKECQGAVRQSCGSPDEAGLCVKEGGVCVTTLDGYYVESVVCVVIGLAWWVWLGKKMRRLQEQSPAAWRCRANQ, from the exons ATGGCGCTCTCAGATTTGATAACACACAAGAACGGGCGGCAGAGGAAGATGGCGGGTGCCATCAACCCACCTGAAAACATGAGGTACATGGACAAAGAAGAGAAGAGCTCCTCTGACCCAGAAGTAGAAGAGGAAGCAGAGGGTCTTATCAGAGGGTCAGACTCTGAGGACAGGAGGCACAGAGTCCGGCCTGGGATCCGTGGCGAGTTGGGGAACGTGTCGCTTCTTCTGTTCCTGTACGTGCTGCAAGGGATTCCTCTGGGACTGGCTGGTAGCATCCCTCTGATCTTACAGAGTAAGAGCGTCAGCTACAAAGACCAAGCCTTCTTCAGCTTTGTCTTCTGGCCATTTAGTCTCAAGCTTCTCTGGGCGCCTCTGGTGGACGCTCTCTACTTTAGCAGGTTTGGTAGAAG AAAGTCATGGCTGGTGCCCACGCAGTTCCTGCTGGGCCTCTTCATGCTCTACCTTTCTGGGACGGTCGATTCACTGCTGCAGAGTGAGGGAGGACCGAAGGTGGTAACACTTACTGCAGTCTTTTTTATGCTTGAGTTCCTGGCAGCCACACAG GACATAGCTGTGGACGGTTGGGCCCTGACTATGTTATCCAGAGAGAATGTGGGATATGCTTCTACATGCAACTCTGTGGGCCAGACAGCTGGATACTTCCTGGGGAATGTACTCTTTCTGGCTCTAGAGTCTGCAGACTTCTGTAACAAATACCTCAGAGTAGTGCCCAAGGACACAGGCATCGTCACCTTATCAG ActtcttgtttttttggggAGTGGTGTTCCTGGTGTCCACGACTTTGGTAGCCATCATTAAAAGGGAAAATGAGCAGGGCAAAGGAAAGAGGAAAGTccatgaggagacagagggCGTCATGGAAACCTACAAGCTGCTGTTCTCTATCATCAAGATGCCCACAGTCTTCACCTTTTGTGCCCTGCTTCTCACTGCTAAA ATTGGCTTCTCTGCAGCAGATGCAGTGACAGGTCTGAAGCTGGTGGAGGCTGGAGTTCCCAAGGAGCAGCTGGCATTGCTGGCAGTgcccatggtgcctctgcagaTCCTACTACCTGTGATCATCAGTAAATACACAGCAGGGCCCAGACCTCTGGATGTCTTCTACAAGGCCTTCCCTTTTAG GTTACTAATAGGACTGCTGTACGCTCTGCTGGTGTGGTGGACCCCCAGTGTGAAAGAAGAAGGAGGCTTCCCTGTTTACTACTATGCCATTGTGCTGCTTAGCTACGCATTTCATCAG GTGGCGTTGTACAGTATGTACGTGGCCTGCATGGCCTTCCATGCCAAAGTGAGTGACCCCCTCATCGGCGGGACCTACATGACCCTGCTGAACACAGTCACTAACCTTGGTGGAAACTGGCCCTCCACTGTGGCTCTGTGGATGGTGGATCCCCTGACCTCAAAGGAGTGTCAGGGTGCTGTCAGGCAGAGCTGTGGCTCTCCAGACGAGGCCGGG CTGTGCGTTAAAGAGGGCGGCGTTTGTGTGACTACATTGGACGGCTACTACGTGGAGTCAGTGGTGtgtgttgtgattggtttagccTGGTGGGTGTGGTTAGGGAAGAAGATGAGGCGGCTGCAGGAACAGAGCCCCGCTGCATGGAGGTGCAGAGCTAATCAGTGA